The genomic DNA CAGGAACGCGACGCAGGCGGCCGCCGACATGTCGAGAGTGTTGCAAGTGGAATTGGAAGAAGATCCGGCTAGAGTTACCGAATTGGCGCAGAACACTAGGAGGGAGTTCGGGTTGTTTTCGAAGGAGTTCCTTCGCCGTCACGGACTTCATTTGCTTGGAACTACAAGTACTTGGTTCTTGTTGGACGTAGCTTTTTACAGCCAGAACCTATTCCAGAAGGATATTTTCTCTTCCATCGGGTGGATCCCAGACTCGAGGAACATGAACGCAGTAGAAGAGGTTTTCCGCATCGCCAGGGCTCAGACGCTTATTGCTCTGTGCAGCACAGTCCCAGGGTACTGGTTGACCGTGTTGTTGATAGACAGGATTGGAAGATTTAAAATCCAATTGATAGGTTTCTTCTTCATGACTGTGTTCATGTTCTCCCTGGCGATTCCTTACGACCACTGGACACATAAGGACAATCGCATTGGTTTTGTGGTGATGTACTCCTTGACCTTCTTCTTCGCAAACTTCGGTCCCAATGCAACAACGTTCGTGGTTCCAGCAGAGATTTTCCCAGCAAGGCTGAGATCCACTTGTCATGGGATATCGGCTGCTTCGGGGAAGGCCGGAGCTATAATTGGCGCGTTCGGGTTCTTGTACCTTGCGCAGAACAAGGACAAGGCGAAAGCAGATAAAGGGTACCCTGCTGGGATTGGAGTGAAAAACGCTCTTATCATTTTAGGATTCGTCAATTTGTTGGGATTCATGTTCACCTTTTTGGTGCCGGAAGCAAAGGGAAGGTCTTTAGAAGAACTGTCAAGGGAAAATGAGGAATACAATGAACAAGAAATGGAGTCAAGGGGTGACAACGTTCCAGTTCCCGTTCCCGTTCCCGTTCCAGTACCAAATCCAGTTCCAGAATAACTCTATCTAGTCTAGTGGCTTTGTTATGTTTTCTACCTCTTAAGTTGATGCACTAACTATTTCGGACTATTTATGTTAAGTACTCTTTTATCTCTGTACGGTTAATTTAGTATGATAGTACGTACGTACTAGTTACTAATTATGTGATTTACATTTTGAATCTAGCAACTATTTATATGTGGGTTTGTGTATAACTATCATTTCTACTAAACattaaaccaaacaaatctGATGGAGAAGCTCAAGCCAGATGATCATGTCTGGCGATAGATAATAAAGGATGGAGTCAAAACACTTGCATCTCAACCGTAACTTTCAGTTCATTCTATAtgttctctctctatatatagagagagagagagaagaaaacaaattttgaaaattctaaacaagccagtttaataatattttatttgaataaggGTAGTACTAATATTATGTATGATCTATAAGCATTGTGGATAATctatgttttatataatttttttttttaatatttcttatttttagaaAGAGATTGCAGTAATCCCATGTTATACTtgaattatgtttataatatcttaaattCAACTCAATTTCAACCCGTTATCAAATGATGTAATAACCTAGctttgtaattttataaaatttatgtttttggtTATATCATTAAGTCAtgatatgtatttatatatatatatatatatatattatataattaatataatttaaaattcctTAATGATAACATTTCCATAATACCTACTtttcattagaaaaaaatatgttagtattattttaattagtacaTATTACATCTATGATTCAAGGATTCAAATATATTTCAGATTTTAGAttaactagcatgtattccgtgcatttgcacgagtaataatataaatatcgcgataaaatattatggtaaaaatgtttatgggcgggtcaacccacaatccgacccaagtttccatttactctcacatatatccaaattaatcacagctctcgacccgacaatctggacactttaaaaattaagcatcattatctatatatatattaattagttaaaaaattgaacttatattgttaaaatgtattaagtttatcaaatttggtgttgaatttaaaatataaagtgttattaacctagttggttaaagggttgtacttacgtttttgttaggttgcaagttcgaaccatacctaacatttttatttttatttttaatcgttttaagcttatgggcgggtcaacctacaatccgacccaagtatccatttactctcacatatatatccaaattaaccacagttctcgacccgacaatccaaacactttaaaaattaagcatcatattatattatatatatatatattataacccCTTAAAAATTTGtgaatatttgattgaaaattctaatctcaatatatatatatacaattcaataattattttaaacattaaaaataaataataaatccaATAAACTCAATCCTAGTCATTTAAATAttaggttatattttgttttttctatcttatattgtaaaataaaaaatatcaatatgtgattttatacatatataaaatattttataattttagctagtgaatttttatatttgatgcagcactttaaaattttaacatttaaactatcttacatatatatttattgagatgaaaaatatttagaaaattattatcaaCCCGTTTAAATGggaaattggatgaaatggcccccataataggggaaattccaaaaagggcccccgcctactaatgttggcaaaaagggcccttttgtcctgcgaaatgtcagaaataccccttcggcgccagTTTTTACGCTCATAGACGCGAATTATCAATCACGCGATTTAAtataaatcgcgtgagttcatcaccgcgatttagatgaaacgcgtgattggtaattcgcgtttttaaatgtacggGAATTACCagccacgcgtttcatctaaatcgcggtgatgaactcacgcgatttagattaaatcgcgtgattggtaaatcgcgtctttagtcttatatataattttccggccctaatttaaaacaaaaccaccccgattctccctcccactccgacttccaaaaccacgtcttctcaactgccgacttccttcaacatcgatcaagatcatcgttcctcaacatcgttcctcgtccaacatcatcgactttccactctattcgacatcatcgtctttttccgccgtctattcgacatattccggtgagtttagggctttcagtgttagggttagggtttagaagTGTATTATCCcgttatattgatttatattgatgtatttagggtttagggtttggttctggtttcgtttatgtgtgtaaatgcttttagtgtgtatatgacgagtattgtatcaatgttcttattctgcatgcatgcatttcacgcttattcattcatttctcgtttaagaaatgacatttccgtgtttgttatgttcttgtgaagaaatgatatttttgtgttttctttgactGTGTAGGCTTAGGGTTTACCTTTTGTTGCTTTACTGCTTAATTTTCGTCTATTCTTATTCTGCTTTACTGCTTTACGTttaatagaatgccaatgagacaggATGAGTTATTGATCTAATAAATGACACATTATATGCTTAATGTATTTAGAATTGTccattactgcaccttaatgtattactgcacctttactgcaccttaatctattaagaaatttgcaagcatttctcaatggttaattcgatttgcttattcacatcttcttccttgttttatagatggagtccactataatacccgagtttgctgggagggtatcttggaaaaccaatatgggaaatattgctgccaagtttgcgaagatgaatctaactgaaagggtagaggaaacccaattcagattcttattcaaagggcacccgttactgcgtttctcaggaatgattatacaccacatgctcctcaggaagtccagctcaaattctatggagatgaagttccttgtgaatggagaagagctgtgcttcgggatgagggagtttgcattggttacaggtctcaattttgggagattccctacggagcaaacaattttcaaccaggttgaagaatctccaactttggttcttaaatattttaaacgtattccacttattagaataggagaccttcattcaaaattcctgtcctgctctgatagggaagatgcatggaaattggggctggtataccttgtttcccattatctctttgcccttgacccgaggaggataataaatatgaaactcttcagcatggtcgatgacatcgacaccttcctcaattttccatggggaaaggtggcctttagagcaaccatgaagggtttgaccaaagaccttgatcgctacaggaagctatATCTGCAGAAGAAGAATGCTGCCTtgggaagaagaacaaagacaaagacaaagatgtcgatgtttcttataccgtatatgggttcgcactagccttacaagtgtggacttatgaggtgatccaaacgtttgtccccaatcttgcaattaaaacgacgcttcaaacggaagagcctgtctgcccaaggataatacagtacaaatcaaagaggaagagcactGCCTCTGATCTTCACACTGCCCTGTAAGGCACGATTGTTAAgaaaatggaattgtctgaagaagagaagatcttatatgctggggatgactttgaagatatgggaggtaatatttatgatgtcttttttgatcttgactgcagaaagaggaaatttggagatattgaagatggagttcctcataaaaaaactgtcatgaggaagaaaagacaaattactccagccaaagccaaaccttccacaagaagaagaacccgcacccctacccccagcaccagcaccaacagctcttattctgtcgagagcgccacgagtagaaaagacgaagaagaagacgaagacgaagacgaagaatcctctcccccaactccaacagcaacaactccccacgatagatgtagattggatgaactttcgaaggagctaaatgaattcaaaactgtaATGAGAAACGAAATAACtctcttcaaaactgaaatgagaagTGAAATAAgtctcatcaaaaccgaaatgagagctgaaataattctcattaaacggatgttagagcaactacagcaaggggataaaaagaaggagaatgatgaagaaaaggaCGAGGGGGATTTTGAGGTGAACACTGAGGTATGAGTttgaatgatgataaatttcGTTCATTtggcatttcttgcatttggtctaattaaatgattttttcttttttgtaggatgggaagggagacaatgatgtgctgattttggagaaagacaatgttgggcttgtggtggagaatgaagttgaggtatgtatttcttgcatttccttgcatttggataattggtgcatttcttgcatttggactaattgaaagcttttctggtttttgtaggatggacaggaggaagacaatgttgggcttgtggagaaaAACAATGttggggaggacaatgaaaatgaagagaagacagttgaagatggtgttaaaaatactgaggtatgcatttcttgcatttggtgcaattcgcgcacttttcctaattcttgcatttggactaattgaagggcttttctatttattgtaggatggacaagaGAAAGACATTGTTGGGCTCTTGGAGAAAAACACTGttggggaggacaatgaaaatgaagagaagtcagttgaagatggtgaaaacaatactgaggtatgcatttcttgcatttggtgcaattcgcgcactttgcctatttcttccatttggactaattgaagtacttttctggtttttgtaggatgggccgttgttggagatggagaatgttgggaatttgggggagaagacaattgaagatggtgaaaacaatactgaggtatgcatttcttgcatttggtgcaattcgcgcactttgcctatttcttgcatttggactaattgaagtgcttttctggtttttgtaggatgggccgttgttggagatggagaatgttgggaatttgggggagaagacagttgaagatggtgaaaacaatactgaggtatgcatttcttgcatttggtgcaattcgcgcactttgcctatttcttgcatttggactaattgaagggcttttctggattttgtaggatgggccgttgttggagatggagaagacagttcaagatggtgaattgaatatcgaggtatgcatttcttgcatttggtgcaattcacgcactttgcctatttcttgcatttggactaattgaagggcttttctggtttttgtaggatgggccgttgttggagatggagaagacagttcaagatggtgaattgaatatcgaggtatgcatttcttgcatttggtgcaattcacgcactttgcctatttcttgcatttggactaattgaagggcttttccggtttttgtaggatgggcctttgttggagatggagaagacagttcaagatggtgaattgaatatcgaggtatgcatttcttgcatttggtgcaattcgcgcactttgcctatttcttgcatttggactaattgaagggcttttctggtttttgtaggatgggcctttgttggaaatggagaatgttgggaatttggaggagaaggtggaggagcaggtggaggagcaggtggaagataatgaagatgaggttgaagagaaggttcaagaggaggtggaagaggaggttgaagagaaggttgaagaggaggtggaagaggaggttgaagagaaggttgaagagaaggtggaagaggaggtggaagaggaggttgaagagaaggttgaagagaaggttgaagagaaggtggaagagaaggtggaggataataaagatgaggtatgcaattcttgaatttggactaattgaagacttttgttgcctaattcaatgatttctttataggtggacgatgatttcgttgtgcagaggggtaggaagggggtgcagaggggtaggaaaggggtgcagaggggtaggaaggtggaggataatgaagatgaggtatgcaattcttgcatttggactaattgaagacttttgttgcctaattcaatgatttctttgtaggtggacgatgatttcgttgtgcagaggggtaggaagggggtgcagaggggtaggaaggtggtgcagaggggtaggagggtggtgcagaagaaggtggacgatcatttcgttgtgcagaagaaggaagagaagaaggaggacaagcggatagatgaggatgtggtggtactggaagatgcatcccacatcgtatttaagagaaagaggacggCGTCGAAAACTGTACTTAGTCCCTACGTCGTCCCTCGTccaagaaagaagacgattgtTGTCGATCCTATGTCGACTTGTAATGAGCAACTGAGGAAAGAGTTCAAGAAAGAATTTGCGAAAGGGGCTACATTTAAAGATGTTCAACTCTGTGATGGCACTGGAGACCTTAAGTTCTTCACTACAATTCTGAGGTTAAATAAGTGGCTAACTGATGTGGAGATGAATGCAGCAATTTGTCTGCTAAGAGCAAGAGCATTCGCCTACCCTAAGTCGTACCCGGTGGATTTCACCATCTTAGATTGCCAGTTTGGCCATTTGATTACTTCATACTATGACGATTTTGTTGCTGACTCGGTTGATCCAGAAAAACCACATGGCCATACTTTCGATCAAGTCATTTACCACTACTACTGgggtagagaagataaacatatgccaggttggagcagtgttgatgttatttatttccccctcaacctcaacaacctacactgggtactgtgtgttattcgattgcaagaatggagaattgatgtttatgattgcgatcagacaattttcaatgatgaagaattcagaaaatacatgaaagccatttgtgagatgttgccgcccttccttcataaagcaatgtctgaagttgaaatggccaggtatcctaacatgataaatgaaacttttagatttcagagaatcccacaccctgaagtaccaaaagcagaatggagtggggactgtggcgtttttgtattaatgtatttagagtacctgactgctaaacttggtctagaaaattgcatatcaaagaatatgcaattatatagagaaaagtgggcagtcaggttgtaccaccagattttagagccatgaagttgtaaacactgaattattgttgtatattgttttgtaaacactgaattattgttgtaacatgttttgtaaacactgaattattgttgtatattgttttgtaaacactgaattatttcAGACATGAATgttgtaataggtatcataaaattcacgtgtttatataattcacgtggttgtaataggtatcataaaattcatgtgtttatataattcacgtggttgtaataggtatcataaaattcacgtgtattgtaatataattcacgtggttgtaatataattcacgtgtattgtaatacgcgtgattcataactcacgtgtattaca from Impatiens glandulifera chromosome 9, dImpGla2.1, whole genome shotgun sequence includes the following:
- the LOC124916437 gene encoding low affinity inorganic phosphate transporter 1-like gives rise to the protein MTVFMFSLAIPYDHWTHKDNRIGFVVMYSLTFFFANFGPNATTFVVPAEIFPARLRSTCHGISAASGKAGAIIGAFGFLYLAQNKDKAKADKGYPAGIGVKNALIILGFVNLLGFMFTFLVPEAKGRSLEELSRENEEYNEQEMESRGDNVPVPVPVPVPVPNPVPE